From a region of the Oryza sativa Japonica Group chromosome 6, ASM3414082v1 genome:
- the LOC4340526 gene encoding uncharacterized protein — translation MAGGDQAAAKPPTTLTSAPLPPFAAARCSPAVMAAWPSPWLPLLLVGALLAFEDWLATPTCSGGSTAPAPAPAPAPGDLRVMMVSDLMLLGSDATYADRFFRNHVMSKLFAKSIETLRPDMIVVLGDISAMGFQLKESKWIDVIDQFKGILGQYSDLPLHIALGDKDVGGCANLDDSFVHHMAKHLPGLDSSGCGTFEIGNVSFVSLNSVALLCGNNPLRISVEKVIEKENNHFQQKMVNEAGHFSLGSIEREGFNWRQNSMESGSGPVVLLHFPLYKFSEGTISEPPVSSSLKERGADGRRSDQLHALPANSTQYVLQALKPRIVFSAHDCSFSDYTHYDGTREVAVPAMTWKTTGVPGFVISTFGRKGIMTVRYCLIVPEWYVMAGYSVFLFLTALSVRLSHWM, via the exons atggccggcggcgaccaagCAGCGGCCAAACCCCCAACAACCTTGACCTCCGCCCCactgccgccgttcgccgcggctcggtgctcgccggcggtgatggcggctTGGCCCAGCCCGTGGCtgcctctcctcctcgtcggcgccctGCTCGCCTTCGAGGACTGGCTCGCCACGCCCACCTGCTCCGGCGGCTcgaccgcccccgcccccgcccccgcccccgcccccggcgACCTGAGGGTCATGATGGTTTCCGACCTGATGCTGCTCGGGTCGGACGCCACCTACGCCGACCGCTTCTTCCGGAACCACGTCATGTCCAAGCTCTTCGCC AAATCTATTGAAACACTTAGGCCAGATATGATTGTAGTCCTTGGGGACATCTCGGCAATGGGTTTTCAGCTGAAGGAAAGCAAATGGATAGACGTTATTGACCAATTCAAAGGGATATTGGGGCAATACTCTGACCTTCCTCTTCATATTGCCTTAGGCGATAAAGATGTAGGAGGATGTGCCAACTTGGATGACAGTTTTGTCCACCATATGGCTAAGCATTTACCAGGATTGGATTCAAGTGGTTGCGGTACTTTTGAAATTGGTAATGTCAGTTTTGTGTCACTTAATTCAGTTGCGCTGCTCTGTGGAAACAATCCCCTGCGGATCAGCGTTGAGAAGGTTATAGAGAAGGAAAACAACCATTTTCAACAGAAAATGGTGAATGAAGCAGGACATTTTTCTTTGGGGAGTATAGAAAGAGAGGGTTTTAATTGGAGGCAAAACAGCATGGAATCAGGGTCAGGCCCTGTAGTTTTGCTCCACTTTCCACTATATAAGTTTTCAGAGGGAACTATTTCAGAACCTCCGGTCTCCTCAAGTTTGAAAGAAAG AGGAGCTGATGGCAGGAGGTCTGATCAACTACATGCCCTCCCTGCAAATTCAACTCAATATGTTCTTCAAGCGCTTAAACCAAG GATTGTATTTAGTGCCCATGATTGCAGTTTCTCAGATTATACTCACTATGATGGGACACGGGAGGTAGCAGTGCCAGCTATGACATGGAAAACCACAGGAGTGCCTGGCTTTGTCATTTCTACATTTGGAAGGAAAGGAATCATGACTGTGAGGTATTGTTTGATAGTTCCAGAATGGTATGTGATGGCAGGATATTCAGTATTCTTGTTCCTAACAGCTCTGTCTGTAAGATTGTCACATTGGATGTGA
- the LOC4340527 gene encoding type I inositol polyphosphate 5-phosphatase 10 isoform X1 produces the protein MSSNMFGKKGWDSNGMDTSGSVCRSSSDINYINQRARLKSASLNCVGSPPRKNNNATQYRMFVATWNVGGRTPNKRLNLQDFLQVEESPDIYVLGFQEIVPLTAGNVLVLEDNEPAARWLALIHQALNMPQEPADGDEPSPLTPPPSSSTTTSESSNGARTRRRDAVSRSASGNLFFHTPSLKMLSNSYRVDSALVKTCNCSPEHSSVRRRAAEVRESVYLADAPAPAGETAAPAADEDDAPTTEAQCEAGCGGGGGMSYCLIASKQMVGLFLSVWVRKELVEHVGHLRVDCVGRGIMGWLGNKGCIAISMTLHHTSLCFVCSHLASGEKEGDELRRNADVAEILKSAHFPRACRPAPAAARRVPERILDHDRMIWLGDLNYRMSLSYDETRTLLEDNDWDALLEKDQLLIEREAGRVFRGWNEGKICFAPTYKYTHNSDAYAGETAKSKKKRRTPAWCDRILWQGDGIEQLQYLRGESRFSDHRPVCGVFAVEVDGGDGDGGGAAGKIMKGYYSLNARIGGDRSQCHQGDVS, from the exons ATGTCGTCCAACATGTTCGGCAAGAAAGGGTGGGACTCGAATG GGATGGATACATCTGGTTCTGTCTGCAGAAGTTCTTCAG ATATCAATTACATTAATCAACGGGCAAGATTGAAGAGTGCGAGCCTAAACTGTGTGGGTTCGCCGCCAAGGAAGAACAACAATGCTACACAGTACCG GATGTTTGTTGCCACATGGAATGTGGGAGGAAGAACTCCTAATAAACGACTTAACCTTCAAGACTTTCTGCAGGTTGAAGAATCTCCTGACATCTACGTCTTAGG GTTTCAGGAGATTGTCCCCCTGACCGCCGGCAATGTGCTCGTCCTCGAAGACAacgagccggcggcgaggtggctggCGCTGATCCACCAGGCGCTGAACATGCCCCAAGAaccggccgacggcgacgagccaTCGCctttgacgccgccgccgtcgtcgtcgacgacgacgtcggagTCGTCGAACGGCGCCCGGACccggcggcgcgacgccgtGTCGAGGTCAGCCAGCGGCAACCTCTTCTTCCACACGCCGTCGCTCAAGATGCTCAGCAACAGCTACCGCGTCGACAGCGCGCTAGTCAAGACGTGCAACTGCTCGCCGGAGCACTCCTccgtgcgccgccgtgccgcggaGGTGCGCGAGTCCGTGTACCTCGCCGACGCACCCGCGCCAGCcggcgagacggcggcgccagctgccgacgaagacgacgcgccgacgacggaggcgcaGTGCGAGgcaggatgcggcggcggcggcggcatgagcTACTGCCTGATCGCGAGCAAGCAGATGGTGGGGCTCTTCCTGTCGGTGTGGGTGAGGAAGGAGCTCGTCGAGCACGTCGGCCATCTCCGGGTGGACTGCGTCGGGCGCGGCATCATGGGGTGGCTCGGCAACAAGGGCTGCATCGCCATCAGCATGACGCTGCACCACACCAGCCTCTGCTTCGTCTGCAGCCACCTCGCCTCCGGCGAGAAGGAAGGCGACGAGCTGCGGCGCAACGCCGACGTCGCCGAGATCCTCAAGAGCGCGCACTTCCcgcgcgcctgccgcccggcgcccgccgccgcccgccgcgtccCCGAGAGGATTCTTGACCACGA CCGAATGATCTGGCTCGGCGATCTGAACTACCGCATGTCGTTAAGCTACGACGAGACAAGAACACTACTGGAGGACAACGACTGGGACGCTCTACTGGAGAAAGATCAG CTGTTGATCGAGAGAGAAGCGGGGAGAGTGTTCAGAGGCTGGAACGAAGGAAAGATCTGCTTCGCGCCGACGTACAAGTACACGCACAACTCCGACGCGTACGCCGGCGAGACGGCCAAGTCCAAGAAGAAGCGGAGGACGCCCGCATG GTGCGACCGGATACTGTGGCAGGGAGACGGCATCGAGCAGCTTCAGTACCTGCGCGGAGAGTCGAGGTTCTCCGACCACCGGCCGGTCTGCGGCGTGTTCGCCGTcgaggtggacggcggcgatggcgacggcggcggcgccgccggcaagaTCATGAAGGGTTACTACTCCCTCAACGCCCGGATCGGCGGTGACAGATCGCAGTGTCACCAGGGTGACGTGTCGTGA
- the LOC4340527 gene encoding type I inositol polyphosphate 5-phosphatase 5 isoform X2 codes for MSSNMFGKKGWDSNGMDTSGSVCRSSSDINYINQRARLKSASLNCVGSPPRKNNNATQYRMFVATWNVGGRTPNKRLNLQDFLQVEESPDIYVLGFQEIVPLTAGNVLVLEDNEPAARWLALIHQALNMPQEPADGDEPSPLTPPPSSSTTTSESSNGARTRRRDAVSRSASGNLFFHTPSLKMLSNSYRVDSALVKTCNCSPEHSSVRRRAAEVRESVYLADAPAPAGETAAPAADEDDAPTTEAQCEAGCGGGGGMSYCLIASKQMVGLFLSVWVRKELVEHVGHLRVDCVGRGIMGWLGNKGCIAISMTLHHTSLCFVCSHLASGEKEGDELRRNADVAEILKSAHFPRACRPAPAAARRVPERILDHDRMIWLGDLNYRMSLSYDETRTLLEDNDWDALLEKDQLLIEREAGRVFRGWNEGKICFAPTYKYTHNSDAYAGETAKSKKKRRTPACVGATGYCGRETASSSFSTCAESRGSPTTGRSAACSPSRWTAAMATAAAPPARS; via the exons ATGTCGTCCAACATGTTCGGCAAGAAAGGGTGGGACTCGAATG GGATGGATACATCTGGTTCTGTCTGCAGAAGTTCTTCAG ATATCAATTACATTAATCAACGGGCAAGATTGAAGAGTGCGAGCCTAAACTGTGTGGGTTCGCCGCCAAGGAAGAACAACAATGCTACACAGTACCG GATGTTTGTTGCCACATGGAATGTGGGAGGAAGAACTCCTAATAAACGACTTAACCTTCAAGACTTTCTGCAGGTTGAAGAATCTCCTGACATCTACGTCTTAGG GTTTCAGGAGATTGTCCCCCTGACCGCCGGCAATGTGCTCGTCCTCGAAGACAacgagccggcggcgaggtggctggCGCTGATCCACCAGGCGCTGAACATGCCCCAAGAaccggccgacggcgacgagccaTCGCctttgacgccgccgccgtcgtcgtcgacgacgacgtcggagTCGTCGAACGGCGCCCGGACccggcggcgcgacgccgtGTCGAGGTCAGCCAGCGGCAACCTCTTCTTCCACACGCCGTCGCTCAAGATGCTCAGCAACAGCTACCGCGTCGACAGCGCGCTAGTCAAGACGTGCAACTGCTCGCCGGAGCACTCCTccgtgcgccgccgtgccgcggaGGTGCGCGAGTCCGTGTACCTCGCCGACGCACCCGCGCCAGCcggcgagacggcggcgccagctgccgacgaagacgacgcgccgacgacggaggcgcaGTGCGAGgcaggatgcggcggcggcggcggcatgagcTACTGCCTGATCGCGAGCAAGCAGATGGTGGGGCTCTTCCTGTCGGTGTGGGTGAGGAAGGAGCTCGTCGAGCACGTCGGCCATCTCCGGGTGGACTGCGTCGGGCGCGGCATCATGGGGTGGCTCGGCAACAAGGGCTGCATCGCCATCAGCATGACGCTGCACCACACCAGCCTCTGCTTCGTCTGCAGCCACCTCGCCTCCGGCGAGAAGGAAGGCGACGAGCTGCGGCGCAACGCCGACGTCGCCGAGATCCTCAAGAGCGCGCACTTCCcgcgcgcctgccgcccggcgcccgccgccgcccgccgcgtccCCGAGAGGATTCTTGACCACGA CCGAATGATCTGGCTCGGCGATCTGAACTACCGCATGTCGTTAAGCTACGACGAGACAAGAACACTACTGGAGGACAACGACTGGGACGCTCTACTGGAGAAAGATCAG CTGTTGATCGAGAGAGAAGCGGGGAGAGTGTTCAGAGGCTGGAACGAAGGAAAGATCTGCTTCGCGCCGACGTACAAGTACACGCACAACTCCGACGCGTACGCCGGCGAGACGGCCAAGTCCAAGAAGAAGCGGAGGACGCCCGCATG TGTAGGTGCGACCGGATACTGTGGCAGGGAGACGGCATCGAGCAGCTTCAGTACCTGCGCGGAGAGTCGAGGTTCTCCGACCACCGGCCGGTCTGCGGCGTGTTCGCCGTcgaggtggacggcggcgatggcgacggcggcggcgccgccggcaagaTCATGA
- the LOC112939316 gene encoding syntaxin-23: protein MSFQDLLRDMEAGVLQPAAPPAQEVAHGVFQLNTKVEALRYMAGALGTPRDTPSLRGRLRGTRAGIKRLATSTSQALRQAAAAADDDESVSSCSKLAMDFEAAVNEYQKIERRIAAVERQETAAAARRSPPPPTPGFNHINNNGDHTFPEQKQTQLAVLRDINLLDSEIELHEAIIAEREQGILEVQQEIADIHEIFRDLAVLVHDQGECIEIVTANIEMTEAATSQAEVQISKAAGIRGEKEELLTGAGTEDNSPSKCLLLAVLGLFLFIVGLVLIS from the coding sequence ATGAGCTTCCAGGACCTGCTCCGCGACATGGAGGCCGGCGTGCtgcagccggcggcgccgccggcgcaggaGGTGGCGCACGGCGTGTTCCAGCTCAACACCAAGGTGGAGGCCCTCCGGTACATGGCCGGCGCGCTCGGCACGCCCAGGGACACGCCCTCCCtccgcggccgcctccgcggcACGCGCGCCGGGATCAAGCGGCTGGCGACGAGCACGTCCCAGGCGCTCaggcaggccgccgccgccgccgacgacgacgagtcggTATCCTCCTGCTCCAAGCTGGCCATGGACTTCGAGGCCGCCGTGAACGAGTACCAGAAGATCGAGCGACGCATTGCGGCGGTCGAGCGGcaagaaaccgccgccgccgctcgccgctcgccgccgccaccaactCCGGGCTTCAATCACATAAACAACAATGGCGATCACACATTCCCCGAACAGAAGCAGACGCAGCTCGCCGTGCTACGAGACATCAACCTGCTCGACAGCGAGATCGAGCTCCACGAAGCCATCATCGCGGAGAGGGAGCAGGGGATACTGGAGGTGCAGCAGGAGATCGCCGACATCCACGAGATCTTCAGGGACCTCGCGGTGCTCGTCCACGACCAGGGTGAGTGCATCGAGATCGTCACCGCCAACATCGAGATGACCGAGGCGGCGACGAGCCAGGCGGAGGTGCAGATCTCCAAAGCCGCGGGGATTCgaggggagaaggaggagcTCCTGACCGGCGCAGGAACCGAGGACAACTCGCCGTCGAAATGCTTGCTGCTGGCTGTTCTTGGATTGTTTCTCTTCATAGTTGGGTTAGTGCTTATATCATGA
- the LOC112939429 gene encoding ethylene-responsive transcription factor RAP2-1, which yields MRMQTKNTAAPAPEKKYKGVRLRQWGKWVAEIRLPNSRERVWLGSYDTPEKAARAFDAAFVFLRGAGAADAAGLNFPDSPLPVVARTRDLREVYAFAVSHANRPPPVAGETAATALAAMAALEHNEVRENIAPSSPLSAVQVAAPPAGSFDWSQLMANSPPLYSPIVIGSHAYDDLAVWPTTQPVEEFSEEDNENEGATSDELWSFDV from the coding sequence ATGCGTATGCAGACCAAGAatacggcggcgccggcgccggagaagaagtaCAAGGGCGTGCGGCTGCGGCAATGGGGGAAGTGGGTGGCGGAGATCCGGCTGCCCAACAGCCGCGAGAGGGTGTGGCTGGGATCCTACGACACGCCGGAGAAGGCGGCGCGGGCATTCGACGctgccttcgtcttcctccgcggcgccggagccgccgacgccgcggggcTCAACTTCCCCGACTCGCCGCTGCCAGTTGTCGCGCGCACTAGAGATCTGCGCGAGGTGTATGCCTTCGCGGTCTCGCATGCCAAcaggccgccgccggtggctggAGAAACGGCTGCCACGGCTCTGGCTGCGATGGCGGCGCTGGAGCACAATGAGGTCAGGGAAAATattgcgccgtcgtcgccgctgtcgGCAGTgcaggtggcggcgccgccagcTGGGAGCTTTGATTGGTCGCAGCTGATGGCGAACTCGCCGCCGCTCTACTCGCCAATAGTGATAGGAAGCCATGCGTACGACGACCTGGCGGTGTGGCCCACGACGCAGCCGGTGGAGGAATTCAGTGAGGAGGATAACGAAAATGAAGGTGCTACGAGTGATGAGCTTTGGAGCTTCGATGTCTGA